The following are encoded together in the Mastacembelus armatus chromosome 6, fMasArm1.2, whole genome shotgun sequence genome:
- the LOC113133183 gene encoding LOW QUALITY PROTEIN: probable polypeptide N-acetylgalactosaminyltransferase 8 (The sequence of the model RefSeq protein was modified relative to this genomic sequence to represent the inferred CDS: deleted 2 bases in 2 codons) — MKVYGGENVELGIRVWTCGGSIEVVPCSKIAHIERLHKPYMRDLTHAMKRNALRVAEVWMDEYKHNVNLAWKLPFENHGIDIGDISERKKLRERLKCKPFKWYLENVYPKLDPWDNLLAYGGMKNLNASMCLDQGPVPGHTPIAYPCHYYGPQFTYYRANGELYIGGIKSHKNSDNRCLSDPGNKKLAGLYNCKEALQKGMGIYWDFTQGKELKNRQTKRCLEIIKGKLLIQECSGQRWEIQNIIKAF; from the exons ATGAAGGTGTATGGTGGAGAAAATGTTGAGCTGGGAATTCGT GTGTGGACATGTGGAGGCAGTATTGAAGTAGTCCCATGCTCCAAGATCGCTCACATTGAAAGACTCCACAAACCCTACATGCGAGATCTGACTCATGCCATGAAGAGAAATGCTCTGAGAGTAGCAGAAGTCTGGATGGATGAGTACAAACACAACGTCAACTTGGCTTGGAAATTGCCATTTGAG AATCATGGAATTGACATAGGAGATATctctgagaggaaaaaactcagAGAGAGGTTAAAATGTAAACCTTTTAAATGGTACCTGGAAAATGTGTATCCTAAGTTAGATCCCTGGGACAACCTGCTTGCCTATGGAGGA ATGAAGAATCTTAATGCCAGCATGTGTTTAGACCAAGGTCCAGTACCAGGTCACACACCCATCGCCTACCCTTGCCACTATTATGGACCTCAG tttACTTATTATCGTGCAAACGGTGAGCTCTACATCGGC GGCATCAAGTCCCACAAGAACAGTGACAACAGGTGTCTAAGTGACCCCGGCAATAAGAAACTG GCCGGCCTTTACAATTGCAAAGAGGCTTTGCAGAAAGGAATGGGGATATACTGGGACTTCACTCag GGTAAAGAACTgaagaacagacagacaaaaagatgTCTGGAGATTATAAAGGGAAAACTTCTAATACAGGAATGCTCTGGCCAAAGATGGGAAATCCAAAACATAATCAAAGCcttttaa
- the LOC113133615 gene encoding probable polypeptide N-acetylgalactosaminyltransferase 8 — protein sequence MRATLKRKICILGGIFLLVLVGIFLINEYKRVTRTDRLSKEADTLRVAAGFSVMQASINNFSIALRGFQERQDAIKKMLEDGRDGKMKAAEVKEAPVQKQPEQKEQPKANIQEKNEAPQKKLRPNSALFKHWGHNLSEDDQREAEALFENFGYNVFLSDRLPLDRPLPDTRDPRCLKKSYPKDLPSLAVVLIYLNEALSVIQRALRSIIDRTPKNLLKEIIMVDDNSSNENLKGELDIYVKSLEEQNPSLRIARVRHTEQRGLAHARASGWRAATADVVAILDAHIEVHEMWAEPLLTQIKGDRTVVVSPVFDRVNFDDLRVFKYSPAAHAFDWALWCMYESFSPEYYKVNDGSLPGKSPSVMGIMVADRKFLGEIGVLDEGMKVYGGENVELGIRVWTCGGSIEVVPCSKIAHIERLHKPYMRDLTHAMKRNALRVAEVWMDEYKHNVNLAWKLPFENHGIDIGDISERKKLRERLKCKPFKWYLENVYPKLDPWDNLLAYGGMKNLNASMCLDQGPVPGHTPIAYPCHYYGPQFTYYRANGELYIGGIKSHKNSDNRCLSDPGNKETEPGLYNCKEALQKGMGIYWDFTQGKELKNRQTKRCLEIIKGKLLIQECSGQRWEIQNIIKAF from the exons ATGAGAGCAACGTTGAAGCGGAAAATCTGCATTTTGGGTGGGATTTTCCTTTTGGTCTTGGTGGGCATTTTTctaataaatgaatataaacgTGTAACGAGGACTGACAGACTGTCCAAAGAAGCGGACACATTACGCGTGGCCGCGGGGTTTTCTGTCATGCAGGCAAGCATCAACAATTTCA GCATCGCGCTCCGAGGTTTCCAGGAGAGGCAGGATGCCATAAAGAAAATGCTTGAAGATGGCAGAGACGGAAAGATGAAAGCTGCAGAGGTCAAAGAGGCACCAGTCCAAAAGCAGCCAGAGCAGAAAGAGCAACCCAAAGCAAACATCCAGGAGAAAAATGAAGCCCCCCAAAAGAAACTGCGCCCCAACTCTGCCCTGTTCAAGCACTGGGGGCACAATCTGTCCGAGGACGaccagagagaggcagaggctCTCTTTGAGAACTTTGGATACAACGTTTTTCTAAGTGATCGCCTTCCTTTAGATCGACCTCTTCCAGATACCAGGGATCCAAG GTGTTTGAAAAAGAGCTATCCAAAGGACCTGCCAAGTCTCGCAGTGGTGTTGATCTACCTGAATGAAGCCCTGTCTGTCATCCAAAGAGCCCTGCGCAGCATCATTGACCGCACTCCTAAAAACCTACTCAAGGAGATAATAATGGTGGATGACAACAGCTCTAATG AAAACCTGAAGGGGGAACTTGACATATACGTGAAGTCGCTTGAGGAGCAGAACCCATCTCTTCGCATTGCTCGAGTGAGGCACACTGAGCAGCGAGGGCTCGCTCATGCCAGAGCCTCTGGGTGGAGGGCTGCTACTGCTGACGTGGTGGCCATCCTGGATGCACACATCGAAGTCCATGAGATGTG GGCTGAACCACTGCTTACACAGATTAAAGGCGACAGAACAGTGGTGGTGTCCCCTGTATTTGACAGAGTCAACTTTGATGACCTCAGGGTTTTTAAGTACAGTCCAGCAGCACATGCTTTCGACTGGGCTTTGTGGTGCATGTATGAGAGTTTTTCACCCGAGTACTACAAGGTCAACGATGGGTCACTGCCTGGGAA GAGCCCATCTGTCATGGGAATAATGGTTGCTGATAGGAAGTTTCTCGGGGAAATTGGAGTCCTTGATGAAGGAATGAAGGTGTATGGTGGAGAAAATGTTGAGCTGGGAATTCGT GTGTGGACATGTGGAGGCAGTATTGAAGTAGTCCCATGCTCCAAGATCGCTCACATTGAAAGACTCCACAAACCCTACATGCGAGATCTGACTCATGCCATGAAGAGAAATGCTCTGAGAGTAGCAGAAGTCTGGATGGATGAGTACAAACACAACGTCAACTTGGCTTGGAAATTGCCATTTGAG AATCATGGAATTGACATAGGAGATATctctgagaggaaaaaactcagAGAGAGGTTAAAATGTAAACCTTTTAAATGGTACCTGGAAAATGTGTATCCTAAGTTAGATCCCTGGGACAACCTGCTTGCCTATGGAGGA ATGAAGAATCTTAATGCCAGCATGTGTTTAGACCAAGGTCCAGTACCAGGTCACACACCCATCGCCTACCCTTGCCACTATTATGGACCTCAG tttACTTATTATCGTGCAAACGGTGAGCTCTACATCGGCGGCATCAAGTCCCACAAGAACAGTGACAACAGGTGTCTAAGTGACCCCGGCAATAAAGAAACTGAGCCGGGCCTTTACAATTGCAAAGAGGCTTTGCAGAAAGGAATGGGGATATACTGGGACTTCACTCag GGTAAAGAACTgaagaacagacagacaaaaagatgTCTGGAGATTATAAAGGGAAAACTTCTAATACAGGAATGCTCTGGCCAAAGATGGGAAATCCAAAACATAATCAAAGCcttttaa
- the LOC113132992 gene encoding probable polypeptide N-acetylgalactosaminyltransferase 8 translates to MRAVCLQRSVFILGGVGLLVYLGMYLKSGSECKTSPEKEADKPRGTAPESFPKEEESNLYIVLQAIEKKQDAIQKMLEDDRDRKMKAAVQKPPVQKQPEQNEQPKTNIQNKEETPKEKTPKKLFPNSVLFIWSEWGNNLSEDDQKEAQSLFEKYGYNVFLSDRLPLHRPLPETRDPRCLKKSYPKDLPSLAVVLIYLNEALSVIQRALRSIIDRTPKNLLKEIIMVDDNSSNENLKGELDIYVKSLEEQNPSLRIARVRHTEQRGLAHARASGWRAATADVVAILDAHIEVHEMWAEPLLARIKDDRTVVVSPVFDRVNFDDLNVTNYYPAAQGFDWALWCMYESFSPEYYKVNDGSLPGKSPSLMGIMVADRKFLGEIGVLDEGMEIYGGENVEMGIRVWTCGGSIEVVPCSKIGHIARFHKPYLLNLDPAVKRNALRVAEVWMDEYKHNVNLAWNLPFENHGIDIGDISERKKLRERLKCKPFKWYLENVYPKLDPWDNLLAYGGMKNLNASMCLDQGPVPGHTPIAYPCHYYGPQFTYYRANGELYIGGIKSHKNSDNRCLSDPGNKETEPGLYNCKEALQKGMGIYWDFTQGKELKNRQTKRCLEIIKGKLLIQECSGQRWEIQNIIKAF, encoded by the exons ATGAGAGCAGTGTGTTTACAGCGGTCAGTCTTCATATTAGGGGGCGTTGGGCTCTTGGTTTACCTGGGAATGTATTTAAAAAGCGGCTCTGAGTGCAAAACATCGCCCGAAAAAGAGGCAGATAAGCCACGTGGGACAGCCCCCGAGAGTTTtcctaaagaagaagaaagcaatCTCT ACATTGTACTCCAAGCTATTGAGAAAAAGCAGGATGCCATTCAGAAAATGCTTgaagatgacagagacagaaagatgaaagCTGCAGTCCAAAAACCACCTGTCCAAAAGCAGCCAGAGCAGAATGAGCAACCCAAGACAAACATCCAGAACAAAGAAGAGACCCCCAAAGAGAAAACACCCAAAAAACTGTTCCCCAACTCTGTTCTCTTCATTTGGTCAGAGTGGGGGAACAATCTTTCTGAGGATGACCAAAAAGAGGCACAGAGTCTCTTTGAGAAGTATGGATACAATGTTTTTCTCAGTGATCGCCTTCCCCTACATCGACCTCTCCCAGAAACCAGAGATCCAAG GTGTTTGAAAAAGAGCTATCCAAAGGACCTGCCAAGTCTCGCAGTGGTGTTGATCTACCTGAATGAAGCCCTGTCTGTCATCCAAAGAGCCCTGCGCAGCATCATTGACCGCACTCCTAAAAACCTACTCAAGGAGATAATAATGGTGGATGACAACAGCTCTAATG AAAACCTGAAGGGGGAACTTGACATATACGTGAAGTCGCTTGAGGAGCAGAACCCATCTCTTCGCATTGCTCGAGTGAGGCACACTGAGCAGCGAGGGCTCGCTCATGCCAGAGCCTCTGGGTGGAGGGCTGCTACTGCTGACGTGGTGGCCATCCTGGATGCACACATCGAAGTCCATGAGATGTG GGCTGAACCACTGCTGGCACGTATCAAAGACGACAGAACAGTGGTGGTGTCCCCTGTATTTGACAGAGTCAACTTTGATGACCTCAATGTTACAAATTACTATCCGGCAGCACAAGGCTTCGACTGGGCTTTGTGGTGCATGTATGAGAGTTTTTCACCCGAGTACTACAAGGTCAACGATGGCTCACTGCCTGGGAA GAGCCCATCACTCATGGGAATAATGGTTGCTGATAGGAAGTTTCTTGGGGAAATTGGAGTCCTAGATGAAGGAATGGAAATTTACGGTGGAGAAAATGTTGAGATGGGAATTCGT GTGTGGACATGCGGAGGGAGTATTGAAGTAGTTCCATGCTCCAAGATCGGACACATTGCGAGATTCCACAAACCCTACCTGTTAAACCTGGATCCTGCTGTGAAAAGAAATGCTCTGAGAGTAGCAGAAGTCTGGATGGATGAGTACAAACACAACGTCAACTTGGCTTGGAACTTGCCATTTGAG AATCATGGAATTGACATAGGAGATATctctgagaggaaaaaactcagAGAGAGGTTAAAATGTAAACCTTTTAAATGGTACCTGGAAAATGTGTATCCTAAGTTAGATCCCTGGGACAACCTGCTTGCCTATGGAGGA ATGAAGAATCTTAATGCCAGCATGTGTTTAGACCAAGGTCCAGTACCAGGTCACACACCCATCGCCTACCCTTGCCACTATTATGGACCTCAG tttACTTATTATCGTGCAAACGGTGAGCTCTACATCGGCGGCATCAAGTCCCACAAGAACAGTGACAACAGGTGTCTAAGTGACCCCGGCAATAAAGAAACTGAGCCGGGCCTTTACAATTGCAAAGAGGCTTTGCAGAAAGGAATGGGGATATACTGGGACTTCACTCag GGTAAAGAACTgaagaacagacagacaaaaagatgTCTGGAGATTATAAAGGGAAAACTTCTAATACAGGAATGCTCTGGCCAAAGATGGGAAATCCAAAACATAATCAAAGCcttttaa
- the ribc2 gene encoding RIB43A-like with coiled-coils protein 2, with product MLNAELASDCNNRATLRRRRHTETERQGRIFNDKVRSIGLDKEGLDMQVKEKKKQEEAEKEKQNAYAADMLHNSKVASILHSRQVKEKRAIEKAIVNYQHQCQQENDLNNLDHCRKTDIGDAQMMPPGLVGEDLESKSRLKKQREQLREWLIQQQSEHAAQRHQQQLEEQHHDQGRAELDNKVLQLQSLEMERRKAAAMSIKEYNLAKAKTKEKHQVKELNCEDNKASMGMMGVPGLCPSNDRRVPPESLQQIVQFQKYQIEEKRRMELEKQQEKEQHDRIRLDSARTALLIERQQAKLNKELRRHLDSTNMKLAEAHKQQKPDIERGYIDNSFFSKFNSCSR from the exons ATGCTTAACGCTGAACTAGCCTCAGACTGTAACAACAGGGCCACTCTGCGGAGGCGTCGACACACGGAGACTGAGAGACAAGGACGGATCTTTAATGACAAAGTCCGGAGCATTGGG CTTGACAAGGAAGGCCTTGACATGCAggtgaaagagaagaagaaacaagaagaggctgaaaaagagaaacaaaatgcatATG CTGCTGACATGCTCCATAACAGCAAAGTAGCTTCCATTCTCCATAGCAGACAAGTGAAGGAGAAGCGTGCAATCGAAAAGGCTATTGTCAACTACCAGCATCAGTGCCAGCAGGAGAATGACCTGAACAACCTAGACCACTGTAGAAAAACAGACATAGGTGATGCACAGATGATGCCCCCTGGGCTGGTGGGTGAGGACCTGGAGAGTAAAAGCAGActaaagaaacagagagagcagcTGAGAGAGTGGCTCATCCAGCAGCAGAGTGAGCATGCAGCACAGAGGCACCAACAACAACTGGAAG AGCAGCACCATGACCAAGGCAGAGCAGAACTGGACAATAAAGTTCTGCAGCTTCAGAGCCTTgagatggagaggagaaaagcagcagccaTGTCCATTAAAGAGTACAATCTGGCTAAG GCGAAGACTAAAGAGAAACATCAGGTGAAGGAGCTTAATTGTGAAGACAATAAGGCCAGCATGGGGATGATGGGAGTGCCTGGTCTTTGCCCCAGCAACGATAGGAGAGTCCCTCCAGAGAGCCTGCAGCAGATCGTCCAGTTCCAGAAATATCAGATAGAAGAGAAAAGG AGAATGGAATTAGAGAAGCAGCAAGAAAAGGAGCAACATGATCGGATCCGCTTGGACTCGGCTCGTACAGCTCTGCTAATAGAGAGGCAGCAGGCAAAACTGAACAAGGAGCTGAGACGACACCTGGACAGCACCAACATGAAACTGGCCgaagcacacaaacaaca GAAACCTGACATTGAAAGAGGATACATTGACAACAGCTTCTTCTCTAAATTCAACTCCTGCAGCAGATGA
- the LOC113133150 gene encoding adenosine deaminase 2-A-like, whose translation MSVHLQRHQAAVVLLLLAFLPSGLTIPDPRQREALMQLEASMQTGGQTVLTDAELQLDTLLFKMKQEEMLRADFPPAMHFFKARHLIRTSPIFSLLQKMPKGGALHVHDFSMVDVEWLVKNATYRPHCYMCLTDNQSIRFIFSSRRPRPLSHCSPWNLLETVRAKMVNTTELDNSIMANLTLFTHQDPATVYPSQDVVWDRFEQIFLALWGLVTYAPVFRDYYYQGLTEIYTDNAMYLELRALLPEIYELDGSTHDTAWTLKTYQEVTRQFRADHPDFFGARIIFTVHRGVNISVMTDAVEEAMKLRRDFPEFLAGFDLVGREDKGRPLWYFRDALSLPVERGVTLPFFFHAGETGELNTT comes from the exons ATGTCAGTCCACCTACAGCGCCACCAGGCAGCTGTGGTCTTGTTGTTGCTGGCCTTCCTGCCCAGTGGCCTGACCATCCCAGACCCCAGGCAGAGAGAGGCTCTAATGCAGCTGGAGGCCTCCATGCAGACAGGTGGGCAGACGGTGCTGACtgatgctgagctgcagctggacactcttctgtttaaaatgaagcaGGAGGAGATGCTGAGAGCAGACTTCCCTCCTGCCATGCACTTCTTCAAGGCCAGGCACCTCATCAGGACCAGTCCCATCTTCAGTCTGCTGCAGAAGATGCCGAAAG GGGGAGCTCTCCATGTCCATGACTTCTCCATGGTTGATGTAGAGTGGCTGGTAAAGAACGCGACCTATCGGCCACACTGCTACATGTGCCTTACTGACAACCAGTCCATCAGATTCATCTTCTCGTCTAGAAGGCCCAGGCCTCTGTCACATTGCTCTCCCTGGAACCTGCTGGAGACGGTCAGAGCCAAAATGGTCAACACCACAGAGCTAGACAACAG CATCATGGCCAACCTGACACTCTTCACTCATCAGGATCCAGCAACAGTGTACCCCAGCCAGGATGTGGTATGGGACAGGTTTGAACAGATCTTCTTAGCACTGTGGGGTCTGGTCACCTATGCTCCTGTGTTCAGAGACTATTACTACCAAGGCCTCACCGAGATCTACACTGACAATGCCATGTATCTGGAACTGCGAGCTTTACTCCCAGAG ATATATGAGTTGGATGGCAGCACTCATGATACAGCCTGGACTCTGAAGACCTACCAGGAGGTCACTAGGCAGTTCAGAGCAGACCACCCAGACTTCTTTGGAGCAAGAATCATCTTCACTGTCCATAG GGGAGTAAATATATCTGTGATGACTGACGCTGTGGAAGAGGCAATGAAGCTGCGGAGAGACTTCCCAGAGTTCCTAGCTGGCTTTGACCTG GTGGGCCGTGAGGACAAAGGCAGACCCCTGTGGTACTTCAGAGATGCCTTGTCACTGCCAGTTGAGAGAGGAGTCACgcttcctttctttttccatgCTGGAGAGACAGGTGAGCTCAACACCACCTGA